The Buteo buteo chromosome 30, bButBut1.hap1.1, whole genome shotgun sequence DNA window acAAGAGGAcggagaagcagctgctgacagGGACAGgtccaggcagcagagacaggggcagggagagagagggagctgCTCCCAGAAATGCCATGGGAGGGGGATTCAGGCACCTCCCTGCCATCACCGGAGAAAACCCGTGGCCTTTTCTCCCACCCAGCAGAGCCTCTGCCCTTATGGCCATGGGGACTCAGTCACCTTCTCAGTTGGGTCAGccctgaagagaagaaattatcaaATGCCCTACCGTctgtccctctcctgcctccatTGGCAGCAGGTCTGTAGTGTTTATCCATTTTTgtcctcctgtccctgctcctcttGTTGTTGTCAGTGGAGaggaatggggaggggggatttgggTGCATTTCAGAGATTTGTCCATGTGAGTTAAATATCCCAGTCCCCTTCTAATCCCCAGGCTCCCAGTGATGCAAATGACAAAACTCTCCTTTCAGCACAGCTCATCTTTAGGacatttgcttctttccctgccaaaaGCACTCCTGAAGTGATGTGTGGAAACCAGAACAAATactcaaaacaaaatccccAGTTTGGGTTGAAGTGGGAGTGACAAAGCTGCAAAGCTCTTTGATATGACAAATGGATTTAATCTAAGATGACCCCATGTTCCTATTTACCTCTTGCTGTAGGTCAGGACTGACTCCCCTGTAGCCCACAGCAGAGCCCGCTGCTCCCAGTGGCaccctcagccagcaccaacCATATGTCTCAAGAAAGGGACCTGCCAAAGGCCTTTCTGAAATAGGAGAGGCAGCTTCGGTGGTGTTTCTATGAGAAATGCATTACGTTTAGCTCAGAGAATTTTCATCTAACTTGTCACTGTCTTTACCCTCTTGAACAGTGCCTCATGCCCAGAAGAAGCTaatgtccaacagcagctccatcaccgagttcctcctcctggcatttgcagacaCACGGCAGCTGCAGCTcgtgcacttctggctcttcctgggcatctacctggctgccctcctgggcaaCGGCCTCATCATCACTGCCGTAGCCTGCGACCACCGCCTCCACacccccatgtacttcttcctcctcaacctctccctcctcgacctgggctccatctccaccactgtccccaaatccatggCCAATTCCCTGTGCGACAGCAGGGCCATCTCCTACTGGGGATGTGCTGCacaggtctttttctttctcttcttgatcACAGCGGAATATTCTCTCCTCACCATCATGGCCTACgaccgctacgttgccatctgcCAACCCCTGCAAtacgggaccctcctgggcagcagagcttgtgtccacatggcagcagctgcctggggcagtgggtttctcagtgctgtgctgcacacggccaatacattttcactaccgctctgccaaggcaatgctgtgggccagttcttctgtgaaatcccccacatcctcaagctctcctgctcacgCTCCTACCTCAGGGAAGTAGGCCTTGTTGTGCTTAGTGCCTGTTTAGcctttggttgttttgttttcattcttttctcctatgtgcagatcttcagggctgtgctgaggatcccctctgagcagggacagcacaaagccttttccacgtgcctccctcacctggccGTGGTCTCCCTGTTTATCAGCACTGGAGTGTTTGcctacctgaagcccccctccatctcttcaCCGTCCCTCGATCTGGTGGTGGCAGTTCTGTACTCGGTGGTGCCTCCAGCAGTGAACCCCCTCCTCTACAGCATGAGGATCCAGGAGATCAAAGATGCCCTTTGGAAAATGAAGGggtgcttttcagaagcaattaactgattgttttcttttgcagagcatTCATAATGTAACTCATTACAGGCtgtagtggtttaaccccagccagcaactaagcaccacgcagccgctcactcagtCCCCcaacacccagtgggatgggggagagaactgggaatagaagtaaaactcgtgggttgagataagaacggtttaatagaacagaaaagaagaagctaataatgataacgataacactaatagaatggcagcagtaataataaaaggattggaatatacaaatgatgcacagtgcactTGATCACCACCTGCTTATCGACGCCCAGTCCAtgcccgagcagcaatcccccgcccccactccccccattttgtacactagatgggacgtcccatggtatggaataccccatttgccagtttgggtcagctgccctggctgtgtcctgtgccaacttcttgtgcccctccagctttctcactggctgggcatcagaagctgaaaaatccttgactttagactaaacattacttagcaacaactgaaaacatcactgttaccaacattcttctcatacctaactcaaaaacatagcactataccagccaataggaagacaattaactccatcccagctgcaaccaggacaagaggggaaggggaaaaggttctcagcacagcagcactgcaagggagcaccagagctgctctctTTCCGCTTCCACACTCTCCTTCTGAGCCCCTGGCTTCATGTAAGGCCTGAGTGCTCTGTCAGCTCGGTCACAGTCCTGCTCTGAGGCAGGAATCCTAAGTGAGAATCTTGGTTCTGAGGAATTGCTGTATTTATACTCGTTTTGTCACTCTGTCCACTGCCCCACTGGCCACTGGGACCAGGGTTGCCTCAGCTGCCTGCCTTGTGCTGACAACACATTTAGAGAAACCCTTCTGGGTGCCCTCCCCGTGAATGGCCATTTCCATCCAATGCTGAGCTCTGGCTTTGCTGGCTCCATCCCCGCACCCACAGGCCAGGTGTCtgtctgctcctgggcaggctgttccccctccagcctccctgcacTTCCTTCTGGTGTTGGACCTCCTAAGTCAGGGGGGTCCCTGTTCATCCACGCTGACCTCTTGCCAGGCCCTGCTCGACTCCCTGTTGCCCCCATACACAAGAAGAAATCTGCAAAAACATCAGTTCGCCTTgtgaaggatgaagatgaaccagggtcatcacaagaagaggaggaagaggcagaaccagaggtaatcaCTCaatccctatccttgagtgagctgcgggatatGCAAAAAGATTTCAGCCATCGTctaggtgagcatattatcacctgactgctccgatgctgggacaacGGGGCTACTAGCTTAGAtttagaaggtagggaagccaagcagctggaatcgcttgccagggaaggtggcattgacaaggcaattggaaaagggacacaagc harbors:
- the LOC142025857 gene encoding olfactory receptor 14A16-like; translated protein: MLRAHCGRNLHSPLHVPHAQKKLMSNSSSITEFLLLAFADTRQLQLVHFWLFLGIYLAALLGNGLIITAVACDHRLHTPMYFFLLNLSLLDLGSISTTVPKSMANSLCDSRAISYWGCAAQVFFFLFLITAEYSLLTIMAYDRYVAICQPLQYGTLLGSRACVHMAAAAWGSGFLSAVLHTANTFSLPLCQGNAVGQFFCEIPHILKLSCSRSYLREVGLVVLSACLAFGCFVFILFSYVQIFRAVLRIPSEQGQHKAFSTCLPHLAVVSLFISTGVFAYLKPPSISSPSLDLVVAVLYSVVPPAVNPLLYSMRIQEIKDALWKMKGCFSEAIN